The following are from one region of the Myxococcales bacterium genome:
- a CDS encoding DUF4423 domain-containing protein has protein sequence MIIRWDKLASELLRALRGRRSRAALARRLDTSPNVIYMWEKGARAPKASVLFKLAAAARVDVRGIAAVLAPADSVCRDFAHWQAEDTSRLLEVLTKQATTAHIAKVVGVDRSTVKRWRAGLSEPRLPELLLIVHAFSHRLIDWLDALVDAGKLMEVKVLHRAVEAQRDLAYAHPWSSAVLRALELKPCGTNQVAQIAQAIGQEPTNVRDCLRHLERAQQVRRIRGRWVAQNVITVDTGTDPHGNLAQKRHWAEVAVKKLQGFDGRGESLFSYNVVAVSSEDLQRIRQAHVAFFEQVRSIVAESRAADHVALLNVQLVLLGERS, from the coding sequence GTGATCATCCGTTGGGACAAACTCGCGTCGGAGCTCCTGCGCGCGTTGCGTGGCAGGCGCTCTCGGGCGGCCCTGGCCCGGCGCTTGGATACCAGTCCCAACGTGATCTACATGTGGGAGAAAGGGGCCCGGGCCCCGAAGGCCAGTGTGCTGTTCAAACTGGCCGCAGCGGCGCGGGTCGATGTGAGAGGAATCGCAGCAGTCCTGGCTCCCGCGGATTCCGTGTGCCGCGACTTCGCTCACTGGCAGGCGGAAGACACATCTCGTCTGCTCGAAGTCCTTACCAAGCAAGCCACTACGGCACACATCGCCAAAGTGGTGGGAGTGGATCGCAGCACGGTCAAGCGATGGCGTGCTGGCCTCAGTGAACCTCGCCTGCCGGAGCTTCTACTCATCGTTCATGCATTCAGCCACCGCCTGATCGACTGGCTGGACGCGCTTGTGGATGCTGGAAAGCTCATGGAAGTCAAGGTGCTGCACCGGGCCGTCGAAGCGCAACGCGACCTCGCCTACGCGCATCCTTGGAGCTCTGCCGTGCTGCGTGCGCTCGAGCTCAAGCCATGCGGGACGAACCAAGTCGCGCAGATTGCGCAAGCCATAGGACAAGAGCCGACCAACGTACGCGACTGCCTTAGACACCTCGAGCGGGCGCAACAAGTCCGACGAATTCGAGGGCGCTGGGTGGCTCAAAACGTGATCACCGTCGACACCGGGACAGATCCGCACGGCAACCTCGCACAGAAACGTCACTGGGCCGAAGTGGCAGTGAAGAAACTCCAGGGATTCGATGGCAGGGGTGAGTCTCTGTTTTCGTACAACGTCGTCGCCGTGTCATCAGAGGATCTGCAACGGATCAGGCAAGCGCACGTTGCTTTCTTCGAGCAGGTCCGCAGCATCGTTGCGGAGTCGCGCGCTGCGGACCACGTGGCCCTACTGAACGTGCAATTGGTTCTCCTGGGCGAAAGAAGCTAG
- a CDS encoding GNAT family N-acetyltransferase, producing the protein MSTSIREAEFGDVVSILDLVKQCIEGMRGIGIEQWDELYPDRQTLMADIAARTAFVAIHAERAVGVIVINEIQEHEYASVLWQHSGRTAVIHRLAVAPPWEGHGIGRALMRFAERRASALGYDSIRLDAYCGNPRALRFYARSGYSRVGQVRFRKGHFDCFEKLLRAG; encoded by the coding sequence ATGAGCACTTCCATCCGCGAAGCCGAATTCGGAGATGTTGTCAGCATCCTCGATTTGGTCAAGCAGTGCATTGAAGGCATGCGTGGAATCGGCATCGAGCAATGGGACGAACTTTATCCAGACCGCCAGACATTGATGGCCGACATCGCGGCTCGTACGGCATTCGTAGCGATTCATGCCGAAAGAGCCGTTGGCGTGATTGTAATTAACGAAATCCAGGAGCACGAATACGCCAGCGTGCTCTGGCAGCACTCAGGTCGCACCGCCGTGATCCATCGACTCGCGGTGGCGCCTCCGTGGGAAGGACATGGGATAGGGCGTGCGTTGATGCGCTTCGCCGAGCGCCGCGCGAGCGCTCTTGGATATGACTCCATCCGCCTCGACGCTTACTGCGGGAACCCACGGGCACTCCGGTTCTATGCGCGTAGCGGCTATTCTCGAGTAGGGCAAGTTAGGTTTCGGAAGGGGCACTTCGATTGCTTTGAGAAGCTCCTTCGCGCGGGGTAA
- a CDS encoding cupin domain-containing protein codes for MPKALHVSLFEAISMGPPPPGNLAVPVFSQGSLDVEMYTPVGSDPQSPHDRDEIYVVARGTGIFFDGIRRQEVQPGSFIFVAAGQSHRFESFSSDFSVWVFFYGPSGGEGPGQEDKKG; via the coding sequence ATGCCCAAAGCTTTGCACGTAAGTCTTTTCGAGGCGATTTCGATGGGGCCGCCGCCTCCGGGGAACCTGGCCGTGCCAGTCTTCTCGCAAGGGTCGCTCGACGTGGAGATGTACACGCCTGTAGGATCGGATCCTCAAAGCCCGCATGATCGCGACGAGATCTATGTTGTCGCCCGCGGCACGGGCATCTTCTTCGATGGAATCAGGCGCCAGGAAGTTCAGCCTGGCTCCTTCATCTTTGTGGCCGCAGGACAGAGTCACCGCTTCGAGTCGTTTTCGTCGGACTTTTCCGTCTGGGTCTTCTTCTATGGGCCGTCGGGCGGCGAAGGTCCTGGCCAGGAAGACAAAAAAGGATGA
- a CDS encoding helix-turn-helix domain-containing protein — protein MHEAFMALHRVCEEGRVPHAPYPWLYRTVTNLALNHIRDTRTHANKLRRVDGMTVTEISELLGTSRRSVNRTLQ, from the coding sequence ATGCACGAGGCCTTCATGGCCCTGCACAGGGTTTGCGAGGAAGGTCGTGTTCCCCATGCCCCTTATCCCTGGCTTTACCGGACCGTCACAAATTTGGCGCTGAACCACATCAGGGACACGCGGACTCACGCGAACAAGCTGAGAAGGGTGGACGGCATGACCGTCACCGAGATCAGTGAGCTGTTGGGCACCTCTCGACGTAGCGTGAATCGAACCCTCCAATAG